The genomic window CAGGGCTTTTAACCCTTGGGTGGTTGGAAAAAAGTTCTTCCCCCTATACCTCTACACCCCTACGGGGCTTAGTAAGGTGACTATTAGGTAATTGGGGAGACAATTCAGTAGAGGTGCAGGGGAGAATAACTAATGACTAATAACGATCGCTATATTATTTTTCATAAACCCTATGGTGTTCTGAGCCAGTTTACTCAGGAAACTCCCAAACATCAGACCCTCAAGGATTATATCGATGTACCGGATGTTTATGCTGTGGGGCGATTGGATTGGGATAGTGAAGGGTTATTGTTATTAACCAACGATGGGAGGTTGCAGCATCGTCTGTCTGATCCACGTTTTGGACATGAACGAACTTATTGGGTACAGGTAGAGCGCATTCCTGATGTAGATGCTATAACCAGATTACAAACAGGGGTAGAAATTCAAGATTACCGCACGCGACCAGCACAGGTCAGGTTATTACCAGCAGATCCGCCTGTGTGCGATCGCCATCCGCCGATTAGATTTCGCAAAAATGTGCCTACAGCTTGGTTGGAAATGACCTTAACAGAGGGTAAAAATCGCCAAGTACGGCGCATGACTGCGGCGGTGGGTTTTCCGACTTTGCGTTTAGTCAGGGTGAGCATAGCTCATTTGCGCTTAGATGGTCTAGCTTTGGGTGAGTGGCGAGATTTAACGTTATCGGAAGTTAAACTGCTACATAATTCGCCTGCAAAGCGGGGAAAAAATCATAGCTAGGCGTAGATAGAAAATCTGCCAAGGTGCATAAAGCATAAAAATATTTTTATTTGCTGATTTTTACCAGAAAGCTAGGAAAAACACTATATTGCTGTTTTTTTTCCCAACTAGTCAACATCAGCCTTGGAGTGCAATTTTAACTCTTATGAGCCTGAATCAGCGTAAACGCGTAGCTGCTTGTCCTCAGATATCGCTCTGGCCTCAAACTCATCAATTAAATATCTTGTCTGCAAATCCTAGTTGCTTAGAACTTGTACCTGAACCAGTCTCTAATTTAGAACTGGGGTTAGCTGAACAGCTACGCCATACCCAAGCAGAACTGCAACGGTATCGGATGCTGTATGAAAATATTCCGTCTGTGTACTTGAGTTTGGATGTAACAGGGGTAATTTTATCTGTTAACCAGTTTGGAGCTAATTGTCTCGGCTACACACGAGAACAATTAATTCAACAGCCCATTTTAAAATTGTTTGGCGAGTCAGAGAAACAAAGGCTAACTGATGAATTTAAAGCTTTATTGACAAATACCTCAGAAGGTGCGGTTAACTGTGGTGATTTTCGTTTAGACTGTCCCCTGAGTCAAATAAAATGGGTAAAAGTAACACTGCGATTTATACCTGATTATGAAGTTCACAAGCCAGTAATTATCATGCTTTGTGAAGATATTACTGCTCACAAGCAAGCGGAAGATACTCGGCAAGCCAGTGAGTCATGCCCCCATACACTGATACAGAATGAACAACATGATCAAGTATTAATACCAGATAAATTAGAAGAAGTAGAAAGCCTGACTCGCCTGAAAGAAGAATTTATCAGTACGGTTTCCCACGAATTACGTACACCCCTCACTAATATGAAAATGGCGATTCAGATGTTAGGAATCGCACTACATAAAGAACAGAAATTTGTAGAGAACGCAGAAAATTCTAAAGCAGCTTGCTATTTTGAGATTTTAAATAATGAGTGCGATCGCGAAATAAATCTTATTAATAATTTTCTCGATTTAAAGCGTCTAGAACGCGACTCTCAACCTTTGGTATTGGAAATAATTCAACTTGAGCAATGGCTGTGGCAAGTGTTGGAGAAATTTAAACAGCGTCATTTTCACCTTTGTCAGCAAAATTTAAGCATCAAGATACCGCACTCCCTACCGCCTCTAGCCTGCGATTCATTTATTTTAGAACGCATAGTCATAGAACTACTCACCAATGCCTGTAAATTCAGCCCGCCAGATGCAGCCATTATGATTTCCGCCGAGCGAAAAGCCAACAACATCCTCTTGCAAGTCATTAATTCCGGTGTAGAAATTCCTAGCACTGAATTACCCCGCATTTTTGACAAATTTTATCGTATTCCCACCAACGACCCTACCAAGCAAGGCGGTACAGGCTTAGGATTGGCATTAGTCCAGAAACTTATTAAGCAATTGGCTGGAACAATTACAGTTGATAGCGGGTCAAATCGTACCTGTTTTACTATCCAATTATCGTTGAAAGGATAAGAATTGGGCATATAAATTCAAAATTGAATATAGCGGTTTTCGCTTTAGTCAGGTACAAGAACCCCACCCCCAACCCCCTCCTCCGAAGTTCTGTTCGGCGGAAACCGCCGCTCAGACTTCTCTCCGCCGCAAGGAGGGGGCTATGATATACTTCATGCGATTAGGAAACGCTATAACTTCTCCCCCTCTGCTTCCCCAATCCCCAATCCCCAGTCCCCAGTCCCCAATCCCCAATTTCACAAAAATTCCCTTGCCGATATCTGAAATATTTAGCTAATATGCGTCACAATTAATACTGCCACCAAAATTCACGGGTGAAACCACAATTTTTTGTAGGTCTACTGTAGGAAGGTGCGGCCAATTGTGGCACTTTGGATCTTAGTGGCTAGAAGCACCTTGGAACGGGAATTAAGGAACTTCCACTATGCTGATTTGTCCTGAGTGTCAATTTGAAAACCCTAACGCTAACAAATTCTGTCAAAAATGTGGTGCTTCCTTGTCCTACAAGGTATGTCCTCAATGTAGTACCGATGTTCCTGTCAATGCTCTACAGTGC from Nostoc sp. UHCC 0870 includes these protein-coding regions:
- a CDS encoding rRNA large subunit pseudouridine synthase E, whose protein sequence is MTNNDRYIIFHKPYGVLSQFTQETPKHQTLKDYIDVPDVYAVGRLDWDSEGLLLLTNDGRLQHRLSDPRFGHERTYWVQVERIPDVDAITRLQTGVEIQDYRTRPAQVRLLPADPPVCDRHPPIRFRKNVPTAWLEMTLTEGKNRQVRRMTAAVGFPTLRLVRVSIAHLRLDGLALGEWRDLTLSEVKLLHNSPAKRGKNHS
- a CDS encoding PAS domain-containing sensor histidine kinase gives rise to the protein MSLNQRKRVAACPQISLWPQTHQLNILSANPSCLELVPEPVSNLELGLAEQLRHTQAELQRYRMLYENIPSVYLSLDVTGVILSVNQFGANCLGYTREQLIQQPILKLFGESEKQRLTDEFKALLTNTSEGAVNCGDFRLDCPLSQIKWVKVTLRFIPDYEVHKPVIIMLCEDITAHKQAEDTRQASESCPHTLIQNEQHDQVLIPDKLEEVESLTRLKEEFISTVSHELRTPLTNMKMAIQMLGIALHKEQKFVENAENSKAACYFEILNNECDREINLINNFLDLKRLERDSQPLVLEIIQLEQWLWQVLEKFKQRHFHLCQQNLSIKIPHSLPPLACDSFILERIVIELLTNACKFSPPDAAIMISAERKANNILLQVINSGVEIPSTELPRIFDKFYRIPTNDPTKQGGTGLGLALVQKLIKQLAGTITVDSGSNRTCFTIQLSLKG